One genomic region from Thalassotalea sp. PS06 encodes:
- a CDS encoding M50 family metallopeptidase has translation MSTKSGWLPLQNFWFLVLIAVLFSQIPIVNIPFQWLETFFHEISHGLAAILSGGHIIRIQLFANGAGLCTSAGGNSVFVAFSGYAGAVLFGMLLYWGAGVHRQGAKIISGILIAMIIVTLLLWVKDLLTAVICLVLTAIFSLKLAYSRSTWLAPILKIISLVVLLNALQSPWYLWSTPQKSDAYLLAQYTMIPGFIWIIIWLAMAIWGLLLLSKRNQGAKG, from the coding sequence ATGAGTACAAAATCCGGCTGGCTACCATTACAGAATTTCTGGTTTCTGGTATTGATCGCTGTGCTGTTCAGCCAAATCCCCATCGTTAACATCCCGTTTCAGTGGTTAGAAACCTTCTTCCATGAAATCAGCCACGGTTTAGCGGCAATTCTCTCTGGCGGACATATCATCCGTATCCAGCTATTCGCCAATGGCGCAGGCCTTTGCACCAGCGCTGGCGGTAACTCGGTTTTCGTCGCATTCAGCGGCTATGCTGGCGCCGTATTGTTTGGCATGCTCTTGTATTGGGGCGCAGGTGTTCATCGTCAGGGCGCAAAGATCATCAGCGGCATATTAATCGCTATGATCATTGTAACCTTATTGTTGTGGGTGAAAGATTTGCTAACCGCAGTGATCTGTTTGGTACTGACAGCAATATTCTCTTTAAAGCTAGCCTACAGTCGCAGCACCTGGCTTGCGCCAATTTTAAAAATTATTTCCCTGGTGGTTTTATTAAATGCGTTGCAAAGCCCCTGGTATTTGTGGTCGACACCACAGAAAAGCGACGCCTATTTACTGGCACAATACACCATGATCCCAGGTTTTATCTGGATAATTATCTGGTTGGCGATGGCAATCTGGGGGCTATTATTGTTGAGCAAACGTAATCAAGGAGCGAAAGGATGA